The following coding sequences lie in one Arachis ipaensis cultivar K30076 chromosome B05, Araip1.1, whole genome shotgun sequence genomic window:
- the LOC107644969 gene encoding ABC transporter F family member 3 isoform X2 — protein sequence MTDVASSVVHEVLGRRVLDVDQPIVDYIVNVLADDDFDFGLDGEGAFEALGELLVAAGCVDDFSECRTVCSKLTDKFGKHGLVKAKPTVRSLAAPFRMNEGMDEGQAKKKKPEPVDGPLLSERDRMKLDRRKRKEERQREAQYQMHLAEMEAARAGMPVVCVRHEGIGGAAVKDIHMEGFNISVGGRDLIVDGSVTLSFGRHYGLVGRNGTGKTTFLRHMAMHAIDGIPMNCQILHVEQEVVGDNTTALQCVLNADIERTQLLEEEAQLLAKQRELEEKNGQSNGEVHKDGISQRLEEIYKRLELIDAYSAEARAASILAGLSFSPEMQKKATKTFSGGWRMRIALARALFIEPDMLLLDEPTNHLDLHAVLWLESYLVKWPKTFIVVSHAREFLNTVVTDIIHLQAQKLTTYRGNYDTFEKTREEQIKNQQKALEANERSRSHMQSFIDKFRYNAKRASLVQSRIKALERMGHVDEIINDPDYKFEFPTPDDRPGPPIISFSDASFGYPGGPILFKNLNFGIDLDSRIAMVGPNGIGKSTILKLIAGELNPSSGTVFRSAKGVPEQKLRAHLGSFGVTGNLALQPMYTLSGGQKSRVAFAKITFKKPHIILLDEPSNHLDLDAVEALIQGLVMFQGGILMVSHDEHLISGSVEELWVVSEGRVTPFQGNFQDYKKILQS from the exons ATGACTGACGTGGCAAGTTCGGTGGTCCATGAGGTTTTGGGACGAAGGGTTCTCGACGTGGATCAGCCAATCGTTGATTACATCGTGAACGTCCTCGCCGACGACGACTTTGATTTCGGACTCGACGGCGAAGGCGCCTTCGAAGCCCTAGGAGAACTTCTTGTCGCCGCTGGCTGCGTCGACGATTTCTCCGAGTGCCGCACG GTGTGTAGCAAGCTGACTGATAAGTTTGGGAAGCATGGTTTGGTAAAGGCGAAGCCAACGGTGCGAAGTCTTGCGGCGCCGTTTAGGATGAATGAGGGAATGGATGAAGGGCAAGCTAAGAAGAAGAAGCCCGAGCCTGTTGATGGCCCTTTGCTCTCTGAACGCGACCGCATGAAGCTCGATAGGAGAAAGAGAAAGGAGGAACGCCAGAGAGAG GCGCAATACCAAATGCACTTAGCAGAGATGGAAGCAGCACGGGCAGGGATGCCGGTTGTATGTGTTAGGCATGAAGGTATTGGTGGAGCAGCTGTGAAGGACATTCATATGGAGGGCTTCAATATCTCTGTTGGTGGCCGTGATCTCATTGTTGACGGTTCAGTTACACTTTCCTTTGGAAGGCATTATG GCCTTGTTGGAAGAAATGGTACAGGCAAAACTACTTTCCTCAGGCACATGGCTATGCATGCCATTGATGGTATTCCAATGAACTGTCAGATATTGCATGTGGAACAAGAGGTTGTTGGTGATAATACAACTGCCTTGCAGTGTGTTCTCAATGCTGACATTGAACGAACTCAACTTTTGGAGGAAGAAGCTCAATTGCTTGCCAAACAG AGGGAACTTGAGGAGAAAAATGGACAAAGCAATGGGGAGGTTCATAAAGATGGTATTTCGCAAAGACTCGAGGAAATATACAAGAGGCTTGAGTTAATTGATGCTTATTCTGCAGAGGCACGTGCAGCATCGATACTCGCG GGTCTTAGTTTCTCTCCTGAGATGCAGAAGAAAGCAACAAAAACTTTTTCTGGAGGATGGCGGATGCGCATAGCTCTTGCTCGTGCACTGTTTATAGAGCCTGATATGTTACTTCTTGATGAGCCTACA AATCATCTTGATCTTCATGCTGTCCTATGGCTTGAATCATACTTGGTTAAATGGCCAAAAACATTTATCGTTGTTTCTCATGCCAGGGAATTTTTAAATACG GTGGTTACTGATATAATTCACTTACAAGCTCAGAAGCTGACTACATACAGAGGGAATTATGATACTTTTGAGAAGACACGAGAAGAACAAATCAAGAACCAGCAAAAAGCACTAGAGGCAAACGAACGTTCAAGATCTCATATGCAG TCCTTCATTGATAAGTTCCGCTATAATGCCAAGAGAGCATCCCTTGTTCAATCCAGAATCAAG GCTTTGGAACGAATGGGCCATGTGGATGAAATTATTAACGATCCTGA TTACAAATTTGAGTTCCCCACCCCAGATGATAGACCGGGCCCACCCATCATAAGCTTCAG TGATGCATCATTTGGTTATCCTGGGGGACCCATTCTATTTAAGAATTTGAATTTCGGCATAGACCTTGACAGCCGTATTGCAA TGGTTGGACCAAATGGTATTGGCAAGTCGACTATACTCAAATTAATTGCTGGGGAACTAAATCCTAGTTCTGGGACAGTTTTCCGATCTGCTAAG GGTGTTCCAGAGCAGAAGCTTCGAGCTCATTTAGGATCTTTTGGTGTAACGGGAAATCTCGCACTTCAACCAATGTATACTTTATCAG GGGGTCAGAAAAGCAGAGTTGCATTTGCTAAGATAACTTTCAAGAAGCCACATATAATATTGCTTGATGAGCCATCCAATCATCTG GACTTGGATGCTGTCGAGGCGCTAATTCAAGGACTGGTGATGTTCCAAGGAGGCATTCTCATG GTGAGTCATGATGAGCACCTCATATCCGGAAGCGTGGAGGAGCTATGGGTTGTATCCGAAGGAAGAGTGACGCCATTCCAGGGCAACTTCCAAGATTATAAGAAGATACTCCAATCTTAG
- the LOC107644969 gene encoding ABC transporter F family member 3 isoform X1: protein MTDVASSVVHEVLGRRVLDVDQPIVDYIVNVLADDDFDFGLDGEGAFEALGELLVAAGCVDDFSECRTVCSKLTDKFGKHGLVKAKPTVRSLAAPFRMNEGMDEGQAKKKKPEPVDGPLLSERDRMKLDRRKRKEERQREAQYQMHLAEMEAARAGMPVVCVRHEGIGGAAVKDIHMEGFNISVGGRDLIVDGSVTLSFGRHYGLVGRNGTGKTTFLRHMAMHAIDGIPMNCQILHVEQEVVGDNTTALQCVLNADIERTQLLEEEAQLLAKQRELEEKNGQSNGEVHKDGISQRLEEIYKRLELIDAYSAEARAASILAGLSFSPEMQKKATKTFSGGWRMRIALARALFIEPDMLLLDEPTNHLDLHAVLWLESYLVKWPKTFIVVSHAREFLNTVVTDIIHLQAQKLTTYRGNYDTFEKTREEQIKNQQKALEANERSRSHMQSFIDKFRYNAKRASLVQSRIKALERMGHVDEIINDPDYKFEFPTPDDRPGPPIISFSDASFGYPGGPILFKNLNFGIDLDSRIAMVGPNGIGKSTILKLIAGELNPSSGTVFRSAKVRIAVFSQHHVDGLDLSSNPLLYMMRCYPGVPEQKLRAHLGSFGVTGNLALQPMYTLSGGQKSRVAFAKITFKKPHIILLDEPSNHLDLDAVEALIQGLVMFQGGILMVSHDEHLISGSVEELWVVSEGRVTPFQGNFQDYKKILQS, encoded by the exons ATGACTGACGTGGCAAGTTCGGTGGTCCATGAGGTTTTGGGACGAAGGGTTCTCGACGTGGATCAGCCAATCGTTGATTACATCGTGAACGTCCTCGCCGACGACGACTTTGATTTCGGACTCGACGGCGAAGGCGCCTTCGAAGCCCTAGGAGAACTTCTTGTCGCCGCTGGCTGCGTCGACGATTTCTCCGAGTGCCGCACG GTGTGTAGCAAGCTGACTGATAAGTTTGGGAAGCATGGTTTGGTAAAGGCGAAGCCAACGGTGCGAAGTCTTGCGGCGCCGTTTAGGATGAATGAGGGAATGGATGAAGGGCAAGCTAAGAAGAAGAAGCCCGAGCCTGTTGATGGCCCTTTGCTCTCTGAACGCGACCGCATGAAGCTCGATAGGAGAAAGAGAAAGGAGGAACGCCAGAGAGAG GCGCAATACCAAATGCACTTAGCAGAGATGGAAGCAGCACGGGCAGGGATGCCGGTTGTATGTGTTAGGCATGAAGGTATTGGTGGAGCAGCTGTGAAGGACATTCATATGGAGGGCTTCAATATCTCTGTTGGTGGCCGTGATCTCATTGTTGACGGTTCAGTTACACTTTCCTTTGGAAGGCATTATG GCCTTGTTGGAAGAAATGGTACAGGCAAAACTACTTTCCTCAGGCACATGGCTATGCATGCCATTGATGGTATTCCAATGAACTGTCAGATATTGCATGTGGAACAAGAGGTTGTTGGTGATAATACAACTGCCTTGCAGTGTGTTCTCAATGCTGACATTGAACGAACTCAACTTTTGGAGGAAGAAGCTCAATTGCTTGCCAAACAG AGGGAACTTGAGGAGAAAAATGGACAAAGCAATGGGGAGGTTCATAAAGATGGTATTTCGCAAAGACTCGAGGAAATATACAAGAGGCTTGAGTTAATTGATGCTTATTCTGCAGAGGCACGTGCAGCATCGATACTCGCG GGTCTTAGTTTCTCTCCTGAGATGCAGAAGAAAGCAACAAAAACTTTTTCTGGAGGATGGCGGATGCGCATAGCTCTTGCTCGTGCACTGTTTATAGAGCCTGATATGTTACTTCTTGATGAGCCTACA AATCATCTTGATCTTCATGCTGTCCTATGGCTTGAATCATACTTGGTTAAATGGCCAAAAACATTTATCGTTGTTTCTCATGCCAGGGAATTTTTAAATACG GTGGTTACTGATATAATTCACTTACAAGCTCAGAAGCTGACTACATACAGAGGGAATTATGATACTTTTGAGAAGACACGAGAAGAACAAATCAAGAACCAGCAAAAAGCACTAGAGGCAAACGAACGTTCAAGATCTCATATGCAG TCCTTCATTGATAAGTTCCGCTATAATGCCAAGAGAGCATCCCTTGTTCAATCCAGAATCAAG GCTTTGGAACGAATGGGCCATGTGGATGAAATTATTAACGATCCTGA TTACAAATTTGAGTTCCCCACCCCAGATGATAGACCGGGCCCACCCATCATAAGCTTCAG TGATGCATCATTTGGTTATCCTGGGGGACCCATTCTATTTAAGAATTTGAATTTCGGCATAGACCTTGACAGCCGTATTGCAA TGGTTGGACCAAATGGTATTGGCAAGTCGACTATACTCAAATTAATTGCTGGGGAACTAAATCCTAGTTCTGGGACAGTTTTCCGATCTGCTAAG GTTCGTATAGCAGTGTTCAGTCAGCATCATGTTGATGGACTGGACTTATCTTCAAATCCTCTTCTGTATATGATGCGCTGCTATCCT GGTGTTCCAGAGCAGAAGCTTCGAGCTCATTTAGGATCTTTTGGTGTAACGGGAAATCTCGCACTTCAACCAATGTATACTTTATCAG GGGGTCAGAAAAGCAGAGTTGCATTTGCTAAGATAACTTTCAAGAAGCCACATATAATATTGCTTGATGAGCCATCCAATCATCTG GACTTGGATGCTGTCGAGGCGCTAATTCAAGGACTGGTGATGTTCCAAGGAGGCATTCTCATG GTGAGTCATGATGAGCACCTCATATCCGGAAGCGTGGAGGAGCTATGGGTTGTATCCGAAGGAAGAGTGACGCCATTCCAGGGCAACTTCCAAGATTATAAGAAGATACTCCAATCTTAG
- the LOC107644966 gene encoding N-acetyltransferase 9-like protein: MAARGKGSVSLEGQKVILVPYMESHVPKYHSWMQDPSLLQATASESLSLDQEYHMQLSWSQDLNKDTFIVLDKDLLLGNFSHGEPHVEAMVGDVNIFMNDLDNPHMAEIEVMIAEPKSRGKGLGKESVLIMMAFSIESLGINVFRVKIGESNEASLNLFKKLGFVQTSYSNIFREVTLEWQVSELKNEEMVGLSATMIKHK; the protein is encoded by the exons ATGGCGGCGAGAGGCAAAGGGAGTGTGAGTTTAGAGGGACAGAAAGTCATTCTTGTTCCGTACATGGAGTCCCACGTGCCCAAGTATCACTCCTGGATGCAAGACCCTTCTCTTCTTCAGGCTACTGCCTCAGAATCTCTCTCCCTCGACCAAGAGTATCACATGCAACTTTCCTGGTCTCAGGACCTTAaca AGGATACGTTTATTGTACTCGATAAAGATTTGCTTCTTGGAAATTTCTCTCATGGGGAACCCCATGTTGAAG CCATGGTTGGTGATGTAAATATCTTCATGAATGACTTGGATAATCCTCACATGGCAGAGATTGAAGTAATGATTGCTGAACCAAAAAG CCGTGGAAAAGGACTAGGAAAGGAGTCTGTTCTGATTATGATGGCCTTTTCTATCGAGAGCTTAGGAATCAATGTCTTTCGTGTCAAAattggagaatcaaatgaagcaTCCCTTAACCTATTCAAAAAATTG GGTTTTGTGCAGACTTCATATAGCAATATCTTCCGTGAG GTAACTTTGGAGTGGCAAGTATCAGAGCTCAAGAATGAAGAGATGGTTGGTTTGTCGGCTACTATGATTAAACATAAATAA
- the LOC107644967 gene encoding thymidine kinase a — translation MASFKHPIPFISGKDRYPSGEVHVIVGPMFAGKTSSLLRRIKSEVDNGRNVAMLKSSKDTRYAIDSVVTHDGIRFPCWALQDLMSFQEKYGHDAYRKLDVIGIDEAQFFEDLYEFCCKAADEDGKIVIVAGLDGDYLRKSFGSVLHIIPLADTVTKLTARCELCCKRAFFTLRKTQETQTELIAGSDVYMPVCRYHYVNSEVVTETSKNVLESVKRNNDSLLDVATRF, via the exons ATGGCTTCCTTcaagcacccaattccctttatctCCGGCAAGGATCGTTATCCTTCTGGAGAGGTCCATGTTATTGTTGGTCCCATGTTTGCAGGAAaaacttcttctcttcttcgcCGTATCAAATCCGAAGTTGACAATGGCAG AAACGTGGCTATGTTAAAATCAAGCAAGGATACAAGATATGCCATTGACTCGGTTGTGACACATGATGGGATTAGATTTCCTTGTTGGGCACTGCAAGATCTGATGTCATTCCAAGAAAAATATGGTCATGATGCTTATCGAAAG TTGGATGTGATTGGTATAGATGAAGCTCAATTTTTTGAGGACCTATATGAGTTCTGCTGCAAGGCTGCTGATGAAGATGGTAAAATTGTGATTGTTGCTGGCCTGGATGGTGATTACTTGAG GAAAAGCTTTGGTTCTGTGCTTCACATAATACCGCTTGCTGATACTGTAACCAAGTTGACAGCTCGATGTGAATTATGCTGCAAGCGTGCTTTCTTCACTCTCAGGAAGACACAAGAGACACAAACTGAGCTGATTGCTGGTTCCGATGTCTACATGCCAGTGTGCCGATATCACTATGTTAACAGTGAAGTTGTCACTGAAACTTCAAAGAATGTGTTGGAATCTGTCAAACGCAACAATGATTCACTTCTTGATGTAGCCACAAGGTTTTAG